One Gemmatimonadaceae bacterium genomic region harbors:
- a CDS encoding acylphosphatase, with amino-acid sequence MPVVHVEVAGKVQGIGFRHFVQQQARALQLTGWVRNLSSGNLEIAASGSEEGVRALLAAVRVGPAGAEVKQVISLAPQPTLELPHPFTILK; translated from the coding sequence GTGCCCGTCGTTCACGTTGAAGTCGCTGGCAAAGTGCAGGGCATCGGCTTTCGCCATTTTGTGCAGCAGCAGGCGCGGGCCCTTCAATTGACGGGTTGGGTCCGCAACCTCTCCAGCGGCAACCTCGAGATTGCCGCGTCGGGAAGTGAGGAGGGGGTTCGCGCGCTGCTGGCGGCAGTGCGCGTGGGACCCGCGGGGGCCGAAGTGAAGCAGGTCATCAGCCTGGCGCCGCAGCCCACGCTCGAACTCCCCCATCCGTTCACGATCCTCAAGTGA
- a CDS encoding polyprenol monophosphomannose synthase has protein sequence MQGEPTEKALVIVPTFNERENIIRLIDAVLVQDPRIEVLVVDDGSPDGTGALVDERSATDARVHALHRPRKMGLGTAYLAGFKWALERDYALVFEMDADFSHDPSHLPQFLESAQDADLVLGSRYRDGKVTVVNWPIARLLLSYSANIYARLVTGLPLYDATGGFKCFRRKVLEAIDLSDVRSNGYAFQIEVSFRAWRKGFRIVEIPIVFVDRTEGESKMSKRIVREAIWMVWRLRWWAIIGRV, from the coding sequence ATGCAGGGCGAACCCACGGAGAAGGCGCTCGTCATCGTCCCCACGTTCAACGAGCGCGAGAACATCATCCGCCTCATCGATGCCGTCCTCGTCCAGGACCCGCGCATCGAGGTGCTGGTGGTGGACGACGGCTCGCCCGACGGCACCGGCGCCCTCGTCGACGAGCGATCGGCGACGGACGCGCGCGTTCACGCGCTCCACCGACCGCGGAAGATGGGGCTCGGCACCGCCTACCTGGCGGGCTTCAAGTGGGCGCTGGAGCGCGACTACGCGCTGGTGTTCGAGATGGACGCCGACTTCTCGCACGACCCATCGCACCTCCCGCAGTTCCTCGAGAGTGCGCAGGACGCCGACCTCGTGCTCGGTTCCCGGTATCGCGACGGGAAGGTGACGGTGGTGAACTGGCCCATCGCGAGACTGTTGCTGAGCTACAGCGCGAACATCTACGCCCGGCTCGTGACGGGGCTCCCGCTCTACGACGCCACCGGCGGCTTCAAGTGCTTTCGGCGGAAGGTACTTGAGGCGATCGACCTAAGCGATGTTCGGTCAAACGGTTACGCGTTCCAGATCGAGGTAAGCTTCCGCGCCTGGCGCAAGGGATTTCGCATTGTCGAGATCCCGATCGTCTTCGTCGATCGCACCGAAGGCGAGAGCAAGATGTCGAAGCGGATCGTGCGAGAGGCCATCTGGATGGTCTGGCGCCTGCGCTGGTGGGCCATCATCGGACGCGTGTGA
- the lptC gene encoding LPS export ABC transporter periplasmic protein LptC, giving the protein MRSSVAVAILAIVAACEQPTTTPVAQKSVVPDSADQVMFGVRFFLTDGGLRRAELVSDTAYMYDDNTRTEMRVVNTTFFKVSGEKDAVLTSKTGSYNIRLGSMEARGNVVVIATDGRKLETPHLRYDPSRNEIASDSAFTITEGGGRVTQGIGFIGDPDLNNVRVLKSTRSRGSAVTIPKS; this is encoded by the coding sequence ATGCGTTCGTCCGTCGCGGTCGCGATCCTCGCGATCGTGGCCGCGTGCGAACAACCCACCACGACGCCCGTGGCGCAGAAGAGTGTCGTCCCCGACTCCGCCGACCAGGTGATGTTCGGCGTGCGCTTCTTCCTCACCGATGGCGGGTTGCGTCGCGCCGAGCTGGTCTCCGACACCGCGTACATGTACGACGACAACACCCGCACCGAGATGCGCGTCGTCAACACCACCTTCTTCAAGGTGAGCGGGGAAAAGGACGCCGTCCTGACGTCGAAGACCGGGAGCTACAACATCCGCCTCGGCAGCATGGAGGCGCGCGGCAATGTCGTGGTCATCGCCACCGACGGCCGCAAGCTCGAGACGCCGCACCTGCGCTACGATCCGTCGCGCAACGAGATCGCCAGCGACTCCGCCTTCACCATCACCGAGGGTGGCGGTCGCGTGACGCAGGGAATCGGATTCATCGGCGACCCGGACCTCAACAACGTCCGCGTCCTCAAGTCCACGCGCTCGCGCGGCAGCGCGGTCACCATCCCCAAGTCGTGA
- a CDS encoding flippase-like domain-containing protein: MRHKATRVVFLVLTLAAVALAARAIFSQWQDFRASGVQLQPRWTLVAASSLVVFLAYGVLVETWRRTVRAWDSELPWGQAARIWFISNLGRYLPGKVWQIGAMGVMAQEHGVSVVASTGSALVINLVNILAGFGLVLVTGADYFDAPRAAVALAVVVVAGIFLAPRIVPLLGAAASRVVGRRLDIPAFPDRAVWLASVGCLVAWILYGVAFQLFVAGVVGHAPGRTTAYIAAFTGSYLAGYIALFAPGGIGVREGSLIVALGRLGLAQGGAAGVISLASRLWLTVLEVLPGLVFLAIDALRRRRTTSSAPS; encoded by the coding sequence TTGCGCCATAAGGCGACGCGGGTCGTCTTCCTCGTCCTGACCCTGGCCGCGGTGGCCCTCGCCGCTCGCGCCATCTTCTCCCAGTGGCAGGACTTCCGTGCCTCGGGGGTGCAGCTCCAACCGCGATGGACGCTCGTCGCCGCGTCGAGTCTCGTCGTCTTCCTTGCCTACGGCGTTCTCGTCGAGACGTGGCGGCGCACCGTGCGCGCGTGGGACAGCGAGCTTCCCTGGGGCCAGGCCGCGCGCATCTGGTTCATCTCCAACCTCGGGCGCTACCTCCCCGGCAAAGTCTGGCAGATCGGGGCGATGGGGGTCATGGCGCAGGAGCACGGCGTCTCGGTCGTCGCCTCGACGGGGTCGGCGCTCGTCATCAACCTCGTCAACATCCTGGCGGGCTTCGGCCTCGTGCTCGTCACAGGGGCTGACTATTTCGACGCCCCACGCGCGGCGGTCGCGCTGGCTGTGGTCGTGGTCGCCGGCATCTTTCTCGCGCCGAGAATTGTCCCATTGCTGGGAGCGGCGGCGAGCCGAGTCGTGGGGCGTCGGCTCGACATTCCCGCCTTCCCCGATCGCGCCGTGTGGCTGGCGTCGGTCGGTTGTCTCGTCGCGTGGATCCTGTACGGCGTCGCCTTCCAGCTCTTCGTCGCCGGTGTGGTCGGGCACGCCCCCGGACGCACGACCGCGTACATCGCCGCCTTCACCGGATCGTACCTGGCGGGCTACATTGCGTTGTTTGCGCCCGGCGGTATCGGCGTGCGGGAAGGGTCGCTCATCGTCGCGTTAGGCCGGCTGGGCCTCGCGCAGGGAGGGGCGGCCGGCGTCATCTCGCTCGCCTCCCGACTCTGGCTTACCGTGCTCGAGGTCCTCCCGGGACTCGTCTTTCTGGCCATCGACGCCCTCCGGCGCCGCCGCACCACCTCATCCGCCCCGTCATGA
- the surE gene encoding 5'/3'-nucleotidase SurE produces the protein MRFLCTNDDGILAHGLDCLVRAAEQIGEVTVVAPDREQSATSHSLTLHHPLRPVRRGAERYQVDGTPTDCVMLAVESLMESRPDFVLSGINHGQNMGEDVLYSGTVSAAMEGLALGIPSIAFSFAGGDLRADIAKLDEQVEMLVPLLRHLTTLPAFPEGTLLNVNLPPVRADEIRGIKLTRLGRRVYSNSIQPMKDPWGRKIYWIGGGEISWTGSDDSDFQAIRDGFVSVTPLHLDLTHRAMLDSAERWWRAP, from the coding sequence ATGCGATTTCTCTGCACCAACGACGACGGCATCCTCGCGCACGGCCTCGATTGCCTCGTGCGCGCCGCCGAGCAGATCGGCGAGGTCACCGTGGTGGCCCCCGATCGCGAGCAGAGCGCCACCTCGCACTCCCTCACGCTCCACCATCCGTTGCGCCCAGTGCGGCGCGGGGCGGAACGATATCAGGTCGATGGAACGCCGACCGACTGCGTGATGCTCGCGGTCGAGTCGCTGATGGAGAGCCGCCCCGATTTCGTCCTGAGCGGGATCAACCATGGGCAGAACATGGGGGAGGACGTCCTCTACTCGGGGACGGTGTCGGCGGCGATGGAGGGGCTCGCGCTGGGCATCCCGTCCATCGCCTTCTCATTCGCCGGTGGCGACCTGCGGGCCGATATCGCGAAGCTCGATGAACAGGTCGAGATGCTCGTTCCCCTCCTGCGACACCTCACCACGCTCCCCGCCTTTCCGGAGGGGACGCTGCTCAACGTGAACCTCCCGCCGGTGCGCGCCGATGAGATTCGCGGCATCAAGCTCACCCGGCTCGGACGGCGCGTGTACTCCAACTCGATCCAGCCAATGAAGGACCCGTGGGGACGCAAGATCTACTGGATCGGCGGAGGGGAGATCAGCTGGACGGGATCCGATGACTCCGACTTCCAGGCCATCCGCGACGGCTTCGTCTCGGTGACGCCGTTGCACCTGGACCTCACGCACCGGGCCATGCTCGACTCGGCGGAGCGCTGGTGGCGAGCGCCGTAG
- a CDS encoding glycosyltransferase: MADAPRLRVLFLTHSYPRVPGDAPGSFLLHLAVALRGEGIDVRVVAPGAPGLAPHDTFDGIRVDRFHYAPRQYENLAYTGEMAQEVQRSWGAKVALVGFLGTQFALATRIRREWAPHVLHAHWWFPGGVVGNWAAGLGHLPLVTTMHGTDVRLARAKAFARPIFRRVMHQSRAVTTVSRWLAGEVHDMVPDVQPLVAPMPVSTALFAPGGTRAADRLLFVGRLNAQKGVAALLDAVARMRHRIAVDLVGDGPDAATLREQATQLGIAAQLTWHGALPQDALPALYQRASALVVPSIGEGLGLVAVEAQLCGAPVVAFESGGLTDTITHGETGLLVPPGDLDALAQALDRLFDDPELRLALGRAGRMSALGDFAPESAARRYATLYRSIVAP, from the coding sequence ATGGCTGACGCGCCACGCCTGCGCGTCCTCTTCCTCACCCACTCGTACCCGCGCGTCCCCGGCGATGCGCCGGGATCGTTCCTGTTGCATCTGGCGGTGGCACTGCGAGGGGAGGGGATCGACGTGCGCGTCGTGGCCCCCGGCGCACCGGGACTCGCGCCGCACGACACCTTCGACGGCATCCGCGTCGACCGCTTCCACTACGCCCCGCGCCAGTATGAGAACCTCGCCTACACCGGCGAGATGGCGCAGGAGGTGCAACGCTCGTGGGGCGCCAAGGTCGCGCTGGTCGGTTTCCTCGGGACGCAGTTCGCCCTCGCCACGCGCATTCGGCGGGAATGGGCGCCGCACGTCCTGCACGCGCACTGGTGGTTTCCCGGCGGCGTGGTGGGGAACTGGGCGGCGGGACTCGGCCACCTCCCGCTCGTCACCACGATGCACGGTACCGACGTGCGCCTGGCCCGCGCCAAGGCGTTTGCGCGCCCCATCTTTCGCCGGGTGATGCACCAGTCGCGCGCCGTCACCACCGTCTCCCGCTGGCTGGCCGGCGAGGTGCACGACATGGTCCCCGACGTGCAACCGCTCGTGGCCCCGATGCCAGTGTCCACCGCGCTGTTTGCGCCTGGCGGAACGCGCGCCGCCGACCGCCTTCTTTTCGTCGGTAGGCTCAACGCGCAGAAGGGGGTCGCCGCCCTCCTCGACGCCGTCGCCCGCATGCGCCACCGCATCGCCGTCGACCTCGTCGGCGATGGCCCCGACGCCGCCACGCTGCGCGAGCAGGCCACGCAACTCGGCATCGCCGCCCAGCTCACCTGGCACGGCGCACTCCCGCAGGACGCGCTCCCCGCGCTCTACCAGCGCGCCAGCGCCCTCGTCGTCCCCAGCATCGGCGAGGGACTTGGACTCGTCGCCGTCGAGGCGCAGTTGTGCGGCGCCCCGGTGGTCGCCTTCGAGAGCGGTGGCCTCACCGATACCATCACCCACGGCGAGACCGGGCTCCTGGTCCCTCCTGGCGACCTGGACGCCCTCGCACAGGCGCTCGATCGCCTCTTCGACGATCCCGAGCTGCGCTTGGCGTTAGGCAGGGCAGGGCGGATGTCGGCGCTGGGGGACTTTGCGCCGGAATCGGCGGCTCGGCGGTACGCCACCCTCTACCGCTCGATCGTTGCGCCATAA
- a CDS encoding tetratricopeptide repeat protein, producing the protein MTKTGEAARPRLEDSAESLMEWVQSHGRQLGIGAIVVVALAAGSWVVSRSNDTKAAGASRALSEAQRSMASGNLALAAADLQKVVSRYGSTTAGTQARLLLAQVQFQQGKVADGMKVLDEVGSAGAMQASLHALRGAGLEQSGKPAEAAAEYLKASTASTLPSERESYKADAARAYVTAGKKDEALKIWEAIAADEASPLNGEARLRVGELSATVATR; encoded by the coding sequence ATGACCAAAACAGGTGAAGCGGCTCGGCCGCGGCTCGAGGATTCGGCGGAGTCGCTGATGGAGTGGGTGCAATCGCACGGGCGCCAGCTCGGCATTGGGGCGATCGTCGTGGTCGCCCTTGCGGCTGGCTCGTGGGTCGTGTCGCGCTCCAACGACACGAAGGCGGCGGGCGCATCGCGCGCCCTGAGCGAGGCTCAGCGCAGCATGGCGTCGGGCAACCTGGCGCTCGCCGCGGCCGACTTGCAGAAAGTCGTGTCTCGTTATGGCTCCACCACGGCAGGGACGCAGGCGCGCCTCCTCCTGGCCCAGGTGCAGTTCCAGCAGGGCAAGGTCGCCGACGGGATGAAGGTGCTCGACGAAGTGGGCTCGGCGGGTGCAATGCAGGCTTCGCTGCACGCGTTGCGCGGTGCCGGACTCGAGCAGTCGGGCAAGCCGGCCGAGGCTGCTGCCGAGTACCTCAAGGCCTCCACGGCGTCGACGCTTCCGTCGGAGCGCGAGTCATACAAGGCCGACGCAGCGCGCGCCTACGTGACCGCGGGGAAGAAGGACGAGGCACTCAAGATCTGGGAGGCGATCGCCGCCGATGAGGCGTCGCCGCTGAACGGCGAGGCGCGTCTTCGGGTCGGTGAGCTGAGCGCGACGGTCGCCACGCGCTAG
- a CDS encoding adenine phosphoribosyltransferase: MRAAIREIPDYPKPGILFKDITPLLAEPTLFGATCELMLAPFREARITHVLAIESRGFLFGGPIAVSLGAGLIPVRKPGKLPFETRREEYALEYGTDALEVHTDALGHGARVLVVDDVLATGGTAAAAARLVHTLGGDLVGSSFLIELGFLPGRERLAGQQVSAVVVY, encoded by the coding sequence ATCCGCGCGGCGATTCGCGAGATCCCCGACTACCCGAAACCCGGGATCCTCTTCAAGGACATCACGCCGCTCCTTGCCGAGCCGACGCTGTTCGGGGCGACGTGCGAATTGATGCTCGCCCCATTTCGCGAGGCGAGGATCACGCATGTGCTGGCGATCGAGAGCCGCGGCTTCCTCTTCGGTGGCCCGATCGCGGTGTCGCTGGGGGCGGGATTGATCCCGGTTCGCAAACCGGGCAAGCTCCCGTTCGAGACCAGGCGCGAGGAGTACGCCCTCGAGTACGGAACCGACGCGCTCGAGGTACACACCGATGCGCTGGGGCACGGCGCGCGCGTGCTCGTGGTGGACGACGTCCTTGCGACTGGCGGGACGGCCGCTGCTGCGGCGCGACTGGTGCACACGCTCGGTGGCGATCTGGTGGGGAGTTCCTTCCTCATCGAGCTGGGCTTTCTTCCGGGGAGAGAACGACTGGCGGGACAGCAGGTGTCGGCCGTCGTCGTCTACTAG
- a CDS encoding diaminopimelate epimerase → MKGRRFWKMSGSGNDFVFFDAMRDPAGELATPPWIGRLCERRTGIGADGVVFLEPHPLHAFSMRYFNRDGSLAEMCGNAALCSTRLARMLGIAPEGSFTFETVSGSVTGRFVAGMPEIDMIPVTELAASFETALEPGEQRIGFARVGVPHLVLLVSDLEGLDVFRRGRALRHLEALRDGANANFVMRDEGDRWWVRTYERGVEEETLACGTGSVAVAALLTAWGLIDGRVALRTRSGRDLVATVNAEPEQGTPVLAGEGRIVFEGTLGEF, encoded by the coding sequence GTGAAGGGGCGACGCTTCTGGAAGATGAGCGGGTCGGGGAACGACTTCGTCTTCTTCGACGCCATGCGCGACCCCGCGGGCGAGCTGGCGACGCCCCCCTGGATTGGGCGCCTGTGCGAGCGGCGCACCGGCATCGGCGCCGACGGCGTCGTCTTCCTCGAACCGCACCCGCTTCACGCGTTCTCGATGCGGTACTTCAACCGCGACGGCTCACTGGCCGAGATGTGCGGGAACGCGGCGCTGTGCAGCACCAGACTCGCACGCATGCTCGGCATTGCCCCCGAGGGGAGCTTCACCTTCGAGACCGTTTCGGGATCCGTCACGGGGCGTTTCGTGGCGGGGATGCCCGAGATCGACATGATCCCGGTCACCGAGCTGGCCGCGAGCTTCGAGACCGCGCTCGAGCCGGGCGAGCAGCGCATTGGATTCGCCCGCGTCGGGGTCCCGCACCTGGTGCTGCTGGTCTCCGATCTCGAAGGATTGGACGTCTTCCGTCGCGGGCGCGCGCTGCGGCACCTGGAAGCGCTGCGGGACGGCGCGAACGCCAACTTCGTGATGCGCGACGAGGGCGATAGGTGGTGGGTCCGCACATACGAGCGCGGCGTGGAAGAGGAGACGCTCGCCTGCGGTACGGGCTCGGTCGCCGTCGCGGCGCTCCTGACCGCATGGGGGCTGATCGATGGTCGCGTCGCCCTTCGCACACGCTCTGGTCGGGATCTCGTGGCGACCGTGAACGCCGAGCCGGAGCAGGGAACCCCCGTCCTGGCTGGCGAGGGGCGCATCGTCTTCGAGGGAACGCTCGGCGAGTTCTGA
- the lptB gene encoding LPS export ABC transporter ATP-binding protein, producing the protein MEPTVALSGSILEAHGLVKVYRKRRVVNDVAVRLQQGEIVGLLGPNGAGKTTTFYMIVGLIQPEAGSIKLDGEEITRMPMYKRARRGIGYLSQEPSIFRKLTVEDNILAILETLPITKEERRTRLEGLLDELSIKHLRHSRAYALSGGERRRLEITRALVSQPKFMMLDEPFAGVDPIAVHDIQTIVAGLRHRGIGVLISDHNVEQTLDIVDRAYIMFDGQVKVSGTVRDLVFDDEVSRIYLGPTLTARLRSRFAAEREREGYASAIVPDAGEELPA; encoded by the coding sequence GTGGAGCCCACGGTCGCCCTTTCCGGGAGCATTCTCGAGGCACATGGGCTGGTGAAGGTCTACCGCAAGCGACGGGTGGTGAACGACGTCGCGGTCCGCCTGCAGCAGGGGGAGATTGTCGGACTCCTGGGCCCTAACGGGGCGGGCAAGACAACCACGTTCTACATGATCGTCGGCCTCATCCAGCCCGAGGCCGGTTCGATCAAGCTGGACGGCGAGGAGATCACCCGGATGCCGATGTACAAGCGCGCCCGCCGGGGGATCGGCTATCTTTCGCAGGAGCCGTCCATCTTCCGGAAGCTGACGGTCGAGGACAACATCCTCGCGATCCTCGAGACGTTGCCAATCACGAAGGAGGAGCGTCGAACACGGTTGGAAGGGTTGCTCGACGAACTAAGCATCAAGCACCTGCGGCACAGCCGGGCCTACGCCCTGTCCGGCGGGGAACGGCGGCGCCTGGAGATTACCCGGGCGCTGGTCTCCCAGCCCAAGTTCATGATGCTCGACGAACCGTTCGCCGGAGTCGACCCGATCGCCGTCCATGACATCCAAACGATCGTGGCCGGGCTGCGCCATCGCGGCATCGGGGTGCTCATCAGCGACCACAACGTGGAACAGACGCTCGATATCGTCGACAGGGCTTACATCATGTTCGACGGCCAGGTGAAGGTTTCCGGGACGGTGCGCGACCTTGTCTTCGACGACGAGGTATCGCGCATCTACCTCGGCCCGACCCTCACGGCCCGGTTGCGTTCTCGCTTTGCCGCCGAGCGGGAGCGGGAAGGCTACGCGTCGGCCATCGTGCCCGACGCCGGGGAGGAGCTTCCCGCATGA
- a CDS encoding protein-L-isoaspartate(D-aspartate) O-methyltransferase: protein MVASAVGPDYRAPRRRLVEQLQAAGISDPAVLRAIDSTPRHLFVPTGVRHRAYLDSSIPIGNGQSISQPSVHARYLQLLQLTGKERVLEIGTGSGYQTVLLAQLAEQVFSIERVAPLLETAREAIRECGVRNVSLLLGDGSIGWRQYAPYDAILVSAASPSIPQPLVEQLAEGGRLLIPIGDRNDQMLTMVTRHGDQAERRDILPVRFVPLVGTHGWSSP, encoded by the coding sequence CTGGTGGCGAGCGCCGTAGGCCCCGACTACCGCGCCCCGCGGCGGCGCCTGGTCGAGCAGCTGCAAGCCGCCGGCATTTCCGATCCGGCGGTCCTGCGCGCCATCGATAGTACCCCCCGCCACCTCTTCGTCCCGACCGGCGTTCGGCACCGGGCCTACCTGGACTCGTCCATCCCGATCGGCAACGGGCAGAGCATCTCGCAGCCCAGCGTGCACGCGCGCTACTTGCAGCTTCTTCAGCTCACCGGCAAGGAGCGCGTCCTCGAGATCGGGACAGGTTCGGGGTACCAGACCGTCCTCCTCGCGCAACTCGCGGAACAGGTCTTCTCCATCGAGCGCGTCGCCCCGCTCCTCGAGACGGCGCGCGAGGCAATTCGCGAGTGCGGCGTGCGCAACGTGTCGCTCCTCCTGGGCGACGGGAGCATCGGGTGGCGGCAGTATGCGCCGTACGACGCGATCCTCGTCTCCGCGGCCTCGCCCTCCATCCCTCAGCCGCTGGTGGAGCAGCTCGCCGAGGGGGGGCGCCTCCTGATCCCGATCGGCGATCGTAACGACCAGATGCTCACCATGGTGACACGTCACGGCGACCAGGCCGAGCGACGTGACATCCTCCCGGTGAGATTCGTCCCGCTCGTGGGGACTCACGGCTGGTCGTCGCCATAG
- a CDS encoding glycosyltransferase family 2 protein, with protein sequence MTLPELRVSVLVPAKDEAENLPLFLEQVEEAFRGFAPGFEVIVVDDGSEDDSWTVLERLRARYPFLRTVRHRSRRGIADALRTGYLNARGDILVFYPADLQFKPADIPRLVAPILADTADMVTGFKEGKYEKAFVSSVYNKLSRVLFHVPVKDLNSVKAYRREIMEILPTRPDWHRYMIVIAAAQGYSVTEIPVPLYPRHAGKSKFGIGRIPVGVLDMLSVWFELRFAQKPLLLFGMLGAALFALGAMAGLVALGWLAFTGEGLRAVWTVIQTCLILGSVFFAAGLVGEQVAGVRAQLRELRRVTDELRDGQRELQHSEPRDG encoded by the coding sequence ATGACCCTGCCGGAGCTTCGCGTCTCGGTCCTCGTTCCGGCGAAGGACGAGGCCGAGAACCTCCCGTTGTTCCTGGAGCAGGTCGAGGAAGCGTTCCGCGGCTTCGCCCCGGGGTTCGAGGTCATCGTCGTCGACGACGGCTCCGAGGACGACTCCTGGACGGTCCTCGAGCGACTGCGCGCGCGCTATCCGTTCCTCCGCACCGTTCGGCACCGCTCGCGCCGCGGGATTGCCGATGCCCTGCGCACCGGATACCTCAACGCCCGCGGTGACATCCTCGTCTTCTATCCCGCCGACCTGCAGTTCAAGCCCGCCGACATTCCACGCCTGGTCGCCCCCATCCTCGCCGACACCGCCGACATGGTGACGGGGTTCAAGGAAGGGAAGTACGAAAAAGCGTTCGTCTCGTCGGTGTACAACAAGCTGAGCCGAGTGCTGTTCCATGTCCCGGTCAAGGACCTGAACAGCGTGAAGGCGTACCGGCGCGAAATCATGGAGATCCTCCCCACGCGCCCCGACTGGCACCGTTACATGATCGTGATTGCCGCCGCGCAGGGCTACTCGGTCACCGAGATCCCGGTGCCGCTGTACCCGCGGCACGCCGGCAAGTCGAAGTTTGGGATCGGACGCATACCGGTCGGCGTCCTCGACATGCTCTCCGTCTGGTTCGAGCTCCGCTTCGCCCAGAAACCGCTCCTCCTCTTCGGGATGCTCGGCGCGGCGCTCTTCGCCCTTGGCGCCATGGCCGGCCTGGTTGCCCTCGGCTGGCTTGCCTTCACCGGCGAGGGGCTGCGGGCCGTCTGGACCGTCATCCAGACCTGCCTCATCCTCGGTTCGGTCTTCTTTGCCGCCGGGCTCGTGGGCGAGCAGGTGGCCGGCGTGCGTGCCCAGCTCCGCGAACTGCGACGCGTCACCGACGAACTCCGCGACGGCCAGCGTGAACTCCAGCATTCCGAGCCCCGCGATGGCTGA
- the rpoN gene encoding RNA polymerase factor sigma-54: MRTGLSQHAALRQELKINPRLYQAMDLLYMPLLDLQQHLKQELLNNPFLDMIEPDEEDSEEEPELEGEEGPVDLAEPETAPPEEREAVNNETIDWEEILLDGFETGGVREEHEEREYYEPVSVDRRDLDDHLKDQISLLELTPRQLLLADEFVGNVNEDGYLTCAIPEIVEGINEVVARAAEKENFHGDLPLYTLPEAEEMLRIVQTLDPPGVGARDLRECLLLQLRDLKQEETLQYRLVRDAFDELIAHRWSEISKRFGISAQDVQQAADEIAKLDPKPGLRYSDASDGYIVPDLVVEKIDGQYHVFINDGNLPRLKLSKAYQEIARDKKKFDGENKEFISSKLNSANWMIQAIEQRRQTMLKVMNYIVDRQRDFFEKGVQYLKPLTLREVAEVIAMHESTVSRVTNEKFVQTPRGVLPLKFFFSSGLSTTGGEDVSARGIKDQIEKLVTNEDPKNPLTDQAIVNILRDNGVNIARRTVAKYRDQLGVLSARMRKRV; this comes from the coding sequence ATGAGAACCGGGCTCAGTCAGCACGCGGCGCTTCGGCAGGAGCTGAAGATCAATCCTCGCCTGTACCAGGCGATGGACCTGCTCTACATGCCGCTGCTCGATCTCCAGCAGCACCTCAAGCAGGAGCTGCTCAACAATCCCTTCCTCGACATGATCGAGCCGGACGAGGAGGATTCGGAGGAGGAGCCGGAACTGGAGGGGGAGGAAGGGCCGGTCGACCTGGCAGAACCCGAGACCGCGCCGCCGGAAGAGCGCGAGGCGGTGAACAACGAGACCATCGACTGGGAGGAGATCCTCCTCGACGGTTTCGAGACGGGCGGGGTGCGCGAGGAGCACGAGGAGCGCGAGTACTACGAGCCGGTGTCGGTGGACCGTCGGGACCTGGACGACCACCTGAAGGACCAGATTTCGCTGCTCGAGCTGACGCCGCGCCAGTTGCTGCTGGCGGACGAGTTCGTGGGGAACGTGAACGAGGACGGGTACCTCACCTGTGCCATCCCCGAGATCGTCGAGGGGATCAACGAGGTCGTGGCGCGCGCCGCCGAGAAGGAGAACTTCCACGGCGACCTGCCGCTGTACACGCTCCCCGAGGCCGAGGAGATGCTGCGCATCGTGCAGACGCTCGACCCGCCCGGCGTGGGCGCGCGCGACCTGCGCGAGTGCCTCCTGTTGCAGCTGCGCGACCTCAAGCAGGAGGAGACGCTGCAGTACCGCCTGGTGCGCGACGCCTTCGACGAACTCATCGCCCACCGCTGGAGCGAGATCTCCAAGCGCTTCGGGATCAGCGCGCAGGACGTGCAGCAGGCCGCCGACGAGATCGCCAAGCTCGACCCCAAACCGGGATTGCGCTACAGCGACGCCAGCGACGGCTACATCGTCCCCGACCTGGTCGTCGAGAAGATCGACGGGCAGTACCACGTCTTCATCAACGACGGCAACCTCCCGCGCCTCAAGCTCTCCAAGGCCTACCAGGAGATTGCGCGCGACAAGAAGAAGTTCGACGGCGAGAACAAGGAGTTCATCTCGTCCAAGCTCAATTCGGCCAACTGGATGATCCAGGCCATCGAGCAACGCCGCCAGACGATGCTCAAGGTCATGAACTACATCGTCGACCGGCAGCGCGATTTCTTCGAGAAGGGCGTGCAGTACCTCAAGCCGCTCACCCTGCGCGAGGTCGCCGAGGTCATCGCAATGCACGAGAGCACCGTGAGCCGCGTGACGAACGAGAAGTTCGTGCAGACCCCCCGCGGCGTGCTCCCGCTCAAGTTCTTCTTCTCCTCGGGGCTCAGCACCACGGGCGGCGAGGACGTCTCGGCGCGCGGCATCAAGGACCAGATCGAGAAGCTCGTCACCAACGAGGACCCGAAGAACCCGCTCACCGACCAGGCCATCGTCAACATCCTGCGCGACAACGGCGTGAACATCGCCCGCCGCACGGTGGCCAAGTATCGCGATCAACTCGGCGTGTTGTCGGCGCGGATGCGCAAGCGGGTATGA